The DNA region CCCCTGATCGACGAGCTCAAGCTGCTGTGGGCCGGTGTCGATACGTATGACGCCAGTGAGAAGAAAACATTCAAGATGCGAGCTGCACTGATGTGGACTATCAGTGATTTCCCTGGCTTGGGCAATTTATCTGGCTGGAATACTTACGGCGGGAGAGCTTACCCCACGTGCAATTTGGATGCCGAGACTAGGCGACTCACCTTCAGTCAGAAATGGTGTTATATGGGTCATCGTCGCTTTTTGAATCGCGATCACAGATATAGACAGGATCGGAGTAGATTTGATGGCAAGGTAGAGgatagatccccacctaccaaatTGACTGGTAGGGATGTCCTGAGACAATTGGAGGGTGTTCCCGTCTCACAAGGCAAGGTGCAAGCGATGGGCGGTAAAAGAAGGCGCGGACAGCAGACCGTGGTCCAAGACGAGTCTCCTTGGAAAAAGAGGAGTGTATTCTTTGATCTGCCGTACTGGGAGAACAACGAATTACGTCACAATCTTGACgtgatgcacatagagaagaatgtATGCGACAACATTGTTTTCACCATGTTGAACGAAAGCGGTAAGTCCAAAGACCACCTAAAAGCTCGAAAAGATCTCCAATTGATGGGTATCCGGCAGGATATGTGGCCTATTGAAGGTGGAAAGTATCCTGCTGCAGTCTTTACCATGCGGAATCCAGAGAAGGATGTCTTTCTTAGGACAATCAAGAATGTGGTCTTTCCAGACGGGTACTCTAGCAACATCTCTCGCTGTGTTGATTTAAAACAGCGCAAGTTATTCGGCTTGAAGAGTCATGACTGCCATATCCTAATGGAACATCTACTTCCAATTGCGTCAAAACACGTGTTGCCCACCCCAGTGTCTGCCGTCGTGGCTGAGTTATCAGCCTTTTTCCGACTAATATGCAGTAAATCCATTGATCCTCAACAACTTCCTCTCCTTCAGGATCGTGTGGTCCATACTTTGTGCCATATGGAGATGATATTTCCACCTTCCTTCTTCACAGTTATGGTTCATCTAACGGTGCATTTGGTCGAGGAGGTCCGTATTGGTGGCCCAGTGCATTACCGATGGATGTACCCAATTGAGAGGTAAAGATCTACTTAAGTTTTCTCGACCTCTATAACTAGGATTGTTGTCACttattaatttatgttatttactcgAAGGTACCTAGGTCGTCTCAAGCAGTACGTGCGTAACAGGGCACAACCAGAAGGATCGATTGCAGAGGGCTACTTATCCGAGGAGATTCTCACGTTCTGTTCAAGATACTTAGATAATGTCGAGACTAGGATCAACCGACCGACGCGCGTTGACGACCGACCGAGCGATGCTCCAGAGAGCGAGATTGCCAACATGTTCCCAGAGGTTGGAAAGTCGGTCGGGGCAGCTTCATATTTTACTCTAACAGCAACCGAACAGCTTCAAGCACATCGTCATGTACTGGTGAATTGCAGTGCTGTAGAGAAATTCTTGGAGTAAGTACAACAGCCTAAGTTCTAAAATTATACAGTTAGCCAATTTGGGTATTGATAGAAATGAACTTGAACGAACTTTGTCTATGCACAGTGAGTACAGAGCCTTCACAAAGAGAAAACTGCGAGGTAAAACACGGTCGCAGTCTCACATAGATACTGTTGTGCACAGAGAATTTTCGAACTGGTTCAGGCATAAGGTAATCTATAATATCTCAGGATCCTACAACCCTTTGATGCCTTCTTATCACTAATGGTTCAATGTCAGGTCCAATTTGGAAGCACGGATCATTCGAACGAGTTACAGTGGCTCGCCTGTGGTCCCCGTGCTCAGGCCAGTCGCTATCAGGCTTACAACGTCAATGGATTTAAATTCAGGACCATGTCGAGGGAGGAAGGGATGAAAACACAGAATAGTGGGGTCTATGTCACTTCAGATACTAGAAGTTATGCAAGTAAACGGGATGCCAATGTTGCTGTTGGCGGTGTCTCGTATTACGGGAGATTAGTAGACATCATCGAGCTAAATTACAGTGGTCAATTCACTGTAGTATTGTTCAAGTGCCTTTGGGCGGACACTACGTCGGGCAGAGGCATCCGACGAGACGTTTTGGGCCACACCTGTGTCAATTTTGCCAATCCTATCCACACCGGTGATCGAGAAGACGATGAGCCGTATATCTTGGCATCTGAGGCGCGTCTTGTGTTCTACGTGGAGGATGAGGTGGAGAACGGATGGAGTGTAGTGGTCCATGTGAAGCCAAGAGATTTGTTTGACATGGGCGAAGATTATGAACATTGTGAGGTCGACCTTCATCCACAGTCCTGTATGAGTAGCCTCCCTGAATTTGATGTCGAAGGCCTGCGGTTGACGAGAGACGGCGATTTAGAAGATTCCACCATCGAAAGGGTTGAAGATTGTGAAGAGGCCGCCGAATCCTAAAATGCTGTTCTCCATCATGCATGTAGTTCATATTTCAGTAGATTGTATTTTAGTCATATTCTCCGACAATAGGTTGATTTGATTGAGttattttagatttttcaaaaCGCATCGTCTCATATAAAGCTCTTTTATTTATCTGGGTTTTGACAACACTGTTTTCTATCCTTTAAGACTTCCTACAGTCACATTTTTATATTGTCTTTGTACATTCTTTCTATTTTTGGTGGATTATCAGGGAAATTGGAGACCAGAGACTTCTTTCTCATTACCAGAAGCCATTGGTTCGCAGAGAAGATGATAGAAGCGTCTCCGTTATCTTCGTTGGACCACGCAACGTCCTTTGCAAGGCAATTGTGGTTCAAAGAGTCCCGCATACAATCATGGTTGGATGCGTTCTCTGGACAAAGTCACCTTTTTCGAGCCATTAGTTATGCACCTGGTTCAATGATGAAGGTTTGTTTGCCGCTGcacagtttaattttttaaaccatTTTCTTATTTGTCAAAAGAAACCATATTCATGTGGTTATTCTAAAATTTTAGGAAATGCTTCATTGGGACCGAAAGTACCGGGCTAAATTTGGGTTTGAGTTTATAACAAGTACGGAAAAGTGGTGCTCACAGGAAATACTTGACGAGGTGAAGGTAAATATTCATGTTTTACCATCCTTTGCCTTGGCAAGATGTGCGCTGGCTCAATTTGGGTTTCATATTCTACTTATTGCTCAATATTTTACTTTTGGAAAATGAAATTTACTTTTTTTCATAGCTGCAGTACTTATACATTAATTATGCTTGTTTGTGCAGTCACGCTATGAGAACTCTCTTGTCGTTGAACTGGATTATGCAGCACAGGAGGAATTTAAACTCATAGCAGTCGGCCTTGAGCGACTATGGGATAGTAAGAAAGACTCGGATTTTGTGCTGTTTATATGATCTGTTTATGTCTAATCCACTATAAGCTTGACAAATcttatatagaattatttaattaacacatacGTGAATGcagacttatatatatatatcatcactCTACCTTATCTCATGTACATATAAGATtgtatctttttattattaattctaaAGACTCGGCCTAGTTGAATTGCATAGACTCTCCATCCCAATTTGGAGCGTATTTGAAGTAGGGGTCACCCTGGGCTTCACTAATTATAATCCCAATGTTGTCTGATTAAAGAAGTTATTGACTCTAAATGTTAAGCCATACTGATTAGTCAATTCACACACTAGTTCCTCCTAATCCGGGCTTGTTTGGCTACCTTGCACCTCTCAGGAATGTCTCGAGACAATGTACAAAAGGAATCTGAATACCCGGTGGAGGTGGTTCGAGATTCGTTGGAAGGAGAGAATGTTGTCTCCTCCGAGATCTCTGAGGGCGAAGATTCTGCTGGACGTAAGGGTTCGATGCTGACCTACGACCTCAATAGAACACCCGAAGAGAATGAATATCCCTATAGTGGAATGTCTCCCGAGGAGAAGAATGCGTGGCACTTGGCTACGTGGGCAACAAGATACTTGAATCCTTGAGGGAAAAGCTTTGGTTTAGGTGAAGGACTTAGAGTCAGGTTGCATATGATAGCGGAGACAATACTATGCTATATTCATTAAggagaaaataattttataactattttatcatGGCACTTTTATCTAGTTCTTGTTTTAAAGATTGTACTACTTAGCTAATTTACTATACATGCACTATAATAATTCGAAGAAGTTTGGATGAATCATTGCTAATAAGTATGTTAGTAATACTTATCAGATATATACTTATTAAACTTGCTAACGACAATTGAGGCTTTCTTTGTGCAAATATTATATGGACAATATAAATCTAACATACACTTGTCAGGTTtcgtataaatatattaaaatacccAGACTTTGTCCATTGTTATCATTTTAgccaatttttttatgtttaataattctagtgttgattttgagttattttatatataagcTGTTACTGCTTCTagatatatttctattttaaCAATAAAACCCAGGAGTTAGCCTAAATAACAATTTATAATTTCGAAAGAAAAACTCCACAGGAACATTTCAACCACAATTATTTGAATCATGATATTCTTCTAGACAAATCCACAAAGTTTTGATCTCAGTAAACACAGCCATAACCAGTGGACCAAGTTTGAGTTCTTCTTTGGTGGTGTTGCCTGTTtcaatgaattttgaattcttatAGAAATGGACAAAGGAAATGTTGTTGCTTACCCATAGAAGTGCTTGTTTTGTACTCAAAATTGGTGAAGCTAAAATATTCATGATAcatacaaaaataacaacaaaacatGCACAGAGAGAGCAGGGGAATACGAGGAgaaagatagatagatagatagatagatcgTTAGGTAAGGAGCTTTGGTTTGCCTTAGCAGCACGGGCACCTCGAAGTGACTCGTATTTGGGGAATTAGACAGTCCTTGTATTTATATTTTGGTCAACATTATGATATTAATTTTCAgataatttatttatctaattatgTATGAAACATGGTAATTATCGTTATGCAGTAATACAAGTATGAACTTTGTCTATTAGATAGGGATGCTATATTAATTGGTCCAATAAGAAGACATTTTTTATATATTCGATATGAGAATAATATCCCCTTTTTAATAGTAATAGAGGTCACTATGATTTACTTTTATGTGGAAATTATATCTTGGAAAATATGTGACAACTAATTTTTGTTTCAGATATAGAAAACCCCTATATT from Arachis hypogaea cultivar Tifrunner chromosome 10, arahy.Tifrunner.gnm2.J5K5, whole genome shotgun sequence includes:
- the LOC112714866 gene encoding uric acid degradation bifunctional protein TTL isoform X2; the protein is MIEASPLSSLDHATSFARQLWFKESRIQSWLDAFSGQSHLFRAISYAPGSMMKEMLHWDRKYRAKFGFEFITSTEKWCSQEILDEVKSRYENSLVVELDYAAQEEFKLIAVGLERLWDRMSRDNVQKESEYPVEVVRDSLEGENVVSSEISEGEDSAGRKGSMLTYDLNRTPEENEYPYSGMSPEEKNAWHLATWATRYLNP
- the LOC112714866 gene encoding uric acid degradation bifunctional protein TTL isoform X1 codes for the protein MRKLETRDFFLITRSHWFAEKMIEASPLSSLDHATSFARQLWFKESRIQSWLDAFSGQSHLFRAISYAPGSMMKEMLHWDRKYRAKFGFEFITSTEKWCSQEILDEVKSRYENSLVVELDYAAQEEFKLIAVGLERLWDRMSRDNVQKESEYPVEVVRDSLEGENVVSSEISEGEDSAGRKGSMLTYDLNRTPEENEYPYSGMSPEEKNAWHLATWATRYLNP